In Aminobacterium sp. MB27-C1, a single genomic region encodes these proteins:
- a CDS encoding TRAP transporter large permease: MHIIIDLLILIVTIIIGIPVPFCFMAAALYMGLVFFPDFSFLMTVGFRGLNSLTLLSIPFFIMAGALMGSAGIAERLTNFANSMLGRIRGGMGAATIVACAIFGAISGTASSAVACIGTIMIPRLEELGYPRQYSTAMVSCSAVLGQLIPPSVPMILYGWVTQQSVAACFLSTVVPGILTMTLFCIINYFMCKKFPNLQVKGKVPRKERNQEIFIATKRGFWSLLMPFIILGGIYGGITTPTESAAVAVLYAIIVGFFIHRELNKNILSDALHSSATTSGVIILMLFFVTILGRLYTMQRVPMLIADFLLGVSDNKYVILFMVNIFLIIIGMLMDDLSGTMLVAPLLMPLMLKIGVHPIHFAAILGTNLGLGNVTPPTAPILYLGGRIGGVNIDEYIKPALIFMIFGSVPIVLLTTYFPELSMFLPKLIMGIK; the protein is encoded by the coding sequence ATGCACATCATAATAGACCTGCTTATTCTTATAGTAACGATCATTATTGGTATTCCTGTTCCCTTCTGTTTTATGGCTGCAGCTCTTTATATGGGGCTTGTCTTTTTCCCCGATTTCTCCTTTTTAATGACAGTGGGATTCAGAGGTCTTAATTCGCTAACGTTACTCTCCATTCCCTTTTTCATAATGGCCGGAGCCCTCATGGGATCTGCTGGAATAGCCGAAAGGTTAACTAACTTTGCCAATTCAATGCTTGGGCGTATCAGAGGTGGAATGGGAGCCGCTACAATCGTAGCTTGTGCAATATTTGGAGCCATTTCCGGAACAGCATCCTCCGCTGTCGCCTGTATTGGAACAATAATGATTCCGCGATTAGAAGAATTAGGCTATCCAAGACAATACAGCACAGCCATGGTCAGTTGTTCTGCCGTTCTTGGGCAACTTATACCACCGAGTGTCCCCATGATTCTTTATGGCTGGGTTACTCAACAATCAGTAGCTGCTTGCTTCTTATCAACAGTGGTTCCGGGTATCCTCACCATGACCCTTTTCTGTATTATCAACTATTTCATGTGTAAGAAATTTCCCAATCTGCAAGTTAAAGGTAAGGTTCCACGAAAAGAACGCAATCAGGAAATTTTCATAGCAACGAAACGTGGATTCTGGAGTTTACTCATGCCTTTCATTATATTGGGAGGTATATATGGCGGCATTACAACACCTACCGAATCTGCAGCAGTTGCCGTTCTTTATGCCATCATCGTTGGGTTCTTTATCCATAGGGAACTTAACAAAAACATCTTAAGTGATGCCCTCCATTCCTCTGCAACTACGAGCGGCGTTATTATTCTTATGCTCTTCTTCGTCACCATACTTGGACGCCTCTATACAATGCAACGTGTCCCCATGCTCATTGCAGACTTTCTTCTCGGTGTTTCTGATAATAAATACGTTATTTTGTTCATGGTCAATATTTTCCTCATCATCATAGGAATGCTTATGGACGATTTGAGCGGAACAATGCTCGTCGCTCCCCTTCTCATGCCTCTCATGCTGAAAATCGGGGTCCATCCTATACACTTTGCAGCAATACTGGGAACCAACCTCGGGCTGGGGAACGTTACGCCTCCAACAGCTCCCATCCTTTATCTTGGCGGTCGTATAGGAGGAGTCAACATCGATGAATATATTAAGCCAGCTCTCATTTTCATGATCTTCGGATCTGTACCCATCGTTCTCCTTACAACATATTTTCCCGAACTCTCTATGTTCCTGCCTAAATTAATTATGGGAATTAAATAA
- a CDS encoding metallophosphoesterase, whose translation MIRLWLVVALYLSIYGGMTWVTLSSLIRAFRIRGFGLISASFLWGVLMVLSPLFLRIWEGEGYSEIRHWLALISYVWMGFVFFAFCIFLFFSVLRFIFWILGINLSDFAGRFISCMVILIAFVCSLFAYRQALTIHPLHMEMETWKLPSEWPVLRIVHISDIHLGLLVREEQLLKIVEVIEEANPDLVVCTGDFVDGIMNGREKEVELFSRLTPPLGKYAVTGNHEVYAGLDQAISFIEACGFRMLRNQAVDVGPVILAGIDDPDIKMVEEILPFSERDILSALPFDRFRLFLKHRPVIMQETMHLYDMQLSGHVHGGQIWPFTLITRIVYPMHAGFHSLPGGGSLWVSSGSGTWGPPMRFLTSSEVAIIDIFRKKDKK comes from the coding sequence ATGATTCGTCTGTGGCTAGTTGTTGCTCTTTATTTAAGCATTTATGGAGGAATGACCTGGGTTACCCTTTCTTCACTCATTCGTGCTTTTCGTATTCGTGGTTTCGGTTTAATTTCAGCAAGCTTCTTATGGGGAGTGCTTATGGTTTTGTCTCCTTTATTTCTCAGAATATGGGAGGGAGAAGGATACAGTGAGATTCGTCATTGGCTTGCTCTCATTAGTTATGTGTGGATGGGATTTGTCTTTTTTGCCTTCTGTATTTTCCTCTTTTTTTCTGTGCTGCGATTTATTTTTTGGATATTAGGAATAAATCTTAGTGATTTTGCAGGTAGATTCATTTCTTGCATGGTGATATTGATAGCTTTTGTTTGCAGTCTTTTTGCGTATAGACAGGCCCTCACTATTCATCCTCTGCATATGGAAATGGAAACATGGAAATTGCCCTCTGAATGGCCGGTTCTTCGTATTGTCCACATTTCTGATATTCATCTTGGCCTTCTTGTTCGTGAAGAACAGTTGCTTAAAATTGTTGAAGTTATTGAGGAAGCCAATCCTGATCTTGTGGTTTGCACAGGCGATTTTGTAGACGGCATAATGAATGGACGAGAGAAAGAAGTTGAACTTTTTAGTCGTCTGACACCCCCTCTTGGGAAATATGCGGTAACAGGAAATCACGAAGTTTACGCTGGGCTTGACCAGGCAATATCTTTTATTGAGGCGTGTGGTTTTCGTATGCTTCGAAATCAAGCGGTAGATGTAGGGCCCGTCATTTTAGCAGGTATTGATGATCCTGACATAAAAATGGTTGAAGAGATTCTTCCTTTTTCTGAAAGGGATATTCTTTCTGCTCTTCCTTTCGATCGCTTTCGTCTGTTTTTAAAACATCGACCGGTTATTATGCAAGAAACGATGCATCTTTATGATATGCAGCTGTCTGGTCATGTGCATGGAGGGCAAATATGGCCTTTCACACTCATTACGAGAATAGTTTATCCTATGCATGCGGGATTTCATTCTTTGCCTGGAGGGGGCTCCCTTTGGGTTTCCAGTGGTTCAGGAACATGGGGACCTCCAATGCGTTTTTTGACATCGTCTGAAGTTGCCATTATTGATATTTTTCGAAAGAAAGACAAAAAATAA
- a CDS encoding ABC transporter substrate-binding protein, whose amino-acid sequence MKHSRVFQFMVVCFAFIFCFICVPEAFAENESIIIGSIWSQVGVAAPLGQAGLRGSQLAVKLANERGGVVGHSVDLKNIDGQSDPTVISNASIRLVEEVGVIAACGLTDDSLVSAAGPIFQEGKTVFLDGTATTPTIPRIGDFIFMTPFGDNYQGQAVAKYCVDTLGWKKVAVIWDNASAYSTDLSNFFMESFKAYVGDEKAIAHQEIYQTGDVNFMAQLTRLKMKVQKEKIDGIVITPPFPQDGPIIAKQADKLGIKLPIVLTDGADDQSVIEVGGPSIEGALVSTHFAAEYPLTENAKKFVEAYRAEYDSEPGAFECLGFDAVQMMIESIEVIGKEKWDAMSLEEQRVALRDTIQNHKFTTTTMPISYPDPSMVEYPRVPLKPVVFKEFKNGQRVYKGILYPEEL is encoded by the coding sequence ATGAAGCATTCAAGAGTCTTTCAGTTTATGGTGGTATGTTTTGCTTTTATCTTTTGTTTTATCTGTGTGCCAGAAGCCTTTGCAGAGAATGAATCGATTATCATTGGGTCAATTTGGAGCCAGGTTGGTGTAGCGGCGCCATTAGGTCAGGCGGGTCTTCGTGGAAGCCAACTTGCTGTAAAGTTGGCAAATGAACGTGGTGGCGTAGTCGGGCATAGTGTAGATCTGAAGAATATCGATGGGCAGAGTGACCCTACTGTCATATCAAATGCTTCCATAAGATTGGTTGAAGAAGTTGGGGTAATTGCTGCCTGCGGATTGACTGACGATTCGCTTGTTTCTGCAGCTGGTCCCATTTTTCAAGAGGGTAAAACTGTTTTTCTTGATGGAACGGCGACCACACCCACCATACCTCGAATCGGAGATTTTATTTTTATGACTCCTTTTGGAGATAATTATCAAGGACAGGCTGTTGCTAAATATTGTGTCGATACTCTGGGATGGAAAAAAGTGGCTGTTATCTGGGACAATGCCAGTGCCTACAGCACAGATTTGTCCAATTTTTTTATGGAATCTTTTAAAGCATACGTAGGTGATGAAAAGGCTATAGCCCATCAGGAAATTTACCAGACAGGCGACGTAAATTTTATGGCTCAACTTACCCGTTTAAAGATGAAAGTACAAAAAGAAAAAATTGATGGGATTGTCATTACTCCTCCTTTTCCCCAGGATGGTCCTATCATTGCGAAACAGGCTGATAAGTTAGGAATCAAACTTCCTATCGTTCTTACCGATGGCGCAGATGACCAGTCTGTTATTGAAGTCGGTGGTCCTTCTATAGAAGGCGCCCTTGTTTCTACTCACTTTGCGGCTGAGTATCCCCTTACAGAGAATGCCAAGAAGTTTGTTGAAGCCTATAGAGCTGAATATGACAGTGAACCAGGCGCATTCGAGTGTCTCGGATTCGATGCTGTTCAGATGATGATTGAATCTATTGAAGTAATAGGAAAAGAAAAATGGGATGCTATGTCTCTTGAAGAGCAGCGTGTTGCTTTGAGAGATACCATTCAAAACCATAAGTTTACAACAACCACAATGCCTATTTCCTATCCAGATCCTTCCATGGTGGAGTATCCGCGCGTGCCACTAAAACCTGTTGTCTTTAAAGAGTTTAAGAACGGCCAGCGGGTTTATAAGGGCATACTCTATCCAGAGGAACTGTAA
- the dctP gene encoding TRAP transporter substrate-binding protein DctP has product MAHRKRWCLLFVLLFVVATIFTVYTQQAEAAKPKYRWRMAQVHPVDSDFDIRAKEFARKVSERTNGQIQIDVFSGGVLGDWTETFEMLMRGTIELNMAQANANFDPKLNLAYYFPYIVKDIEEAKKVYGPDGWAFDIIKDLWAEHNIKALAVMPIGMSGVSLKTKPANYADPSESKGMKVRVMPIKPCEATYEALGYIPTPIPYAEAYSAIQTGIADGQMGGPPFQAWQFKDVNKVWIQYNDYFESWWVAINMDVWNKLTPEEQEILQQAANEESVIRWENVAKEDEEYRQKLKNEYGWEIVMLTPEELDTCATAIREKVWPEMEELVGKEIMDRVYEGSGVSRK; this is encoded by the coding sequence ATGGCCCACAGGAAACGTTGGTGTCTTCTTTTCGTTTTACTATTTGTCGTTGCCACTATCTTTACAGTTTACACGCAACAAGCTGAAGCAGCCAAACCTAAATATCGTTGGCGCATGGCCCAGGTTCACCCAGTAGACAGTGATTTTGACATTCGCGCAAAAGAATTTGCAAGAAAGGTTTCAGAAAGGACAAATGGCCAGATTCAAATTGATGTTTTTTCTGGCGGCGTTCTCGGAGATTGGACAGAAACTTTTGAAATGCTCATGCGGGGAACAATAGAACTCAACATGGCCCAAGCCAATGCTAACTTCGATCCCAAACTCAATCTTGCATACTACTTCCCATACATCGTCAAAGACATTGAAGAAGCAAAGAAAGTATATGGACCAGATGGATGGGCTTTCGACATTATTAAAGACCTCTGGGCAGAACATAACATAAAAGCTCTAGCCGTCATGCCTATAGGGATGTCTGGTGTATCTCTGAAAACAAAACCTGCAAATTATGCAGATCCATCAGAAAGCAAAGGCATGAAAGTCAGAGTAATGCCAATAAAACCCTGCGAGGCAACATATGAAGCTTTAGGATATATTCCTACCCCCATACCCTATGCAGAAGCTTATAGTGCTATTCAGACAGGAATAGCAGATGGGCAGATGGGAGGACCTCCCTTCCAGGCCTGGCAGTTCAAAGACGTCAATAAAGTATGGATTCAGTACAACGATTACTTTGAATCGTGGTGGGTAGCCATCAATATGGATGTATGGAATAAATTAACTCCCGAAGAACAGGAAATTTTACAACAAGCGGCCAATGAAGAGTCTGTTATTCGTTGGGAAAACGTAGCTAAAGAAGACGAAGAATACCGTCAAAAGCTAAAAAACGAATACGGCTGGGAAATCGTTATGTTAACGCCGGAAGAATTAGATACATGTGCTACTGCGATAAGAGAAAAAGTTTGGCCTGAAATGGAAGAACTTGTAGGTAAAGAAATAATGGATCGTGTTTATGAGGGATCAGGAGTTTCTCGTAAGTAG
- a CDS encoding aspartate/glutamate racemase family protein, whose product MSSSKKPSKVLGILGGMGPAATAEFLRLLAVKAPAACDQEHPKLYVLSNPQIPDRSSAILGKGEDPTPVLKEGLRTLADWGSDILAVPCNTAHYFIDRFRQELPVPLIHIIEATVGLAAEKSPEGAWLLATSGTKQSGMYERYAEKVGYPFLFPTDEDQAKVQESIVLVKANRLREAGTLLQGVVEKLWKEREVPIVAACTELPLAYDASDLPEEGMVSSLGALTEACLRCLYK is encoded by the coding sequence ATGAGTTCTTCAAAGAAACCTTCTAAAGTTCTTGGAATCCTTGGCGGGATGGGGCCAGCGGCAACAGCAGAATTCTTGAGGCTTCTTGCAGTTAAAGCACCAGCTGCATGCGACCAGGAACACCCTAAATTATATGTGCTTTCAAATCCTCAAATTCCTGATCGCAGTAGTGCCATTCTTGGGAAGGGGGAAGATCCTACTCCAGTATTGAAAGAAGGATTACGTACCTTAGCTGATTGGGGATCTGATATATTAGCTGTTCCATGTAATACGGCTCATTATTTTATTGACAGATTTCGTCAAGAGTTACCTGTTCCCTTAATACATATAATTGAGGCAACTGTTGGATTGGCAGCAGAAAAAAGTCCTGAAGGAGCCTGGCTTTTGGCAACTAGTGGAACAAAGCAGAGTGGGATGTACGAGCGATATGCTGAGAAAGTTGGTTATCCGTTTCTATTTCCAACAGATGAAGATCAGGCAAAAGTTCAGGAGAGTATTGTTTTGGTAAAGGCGAATCGTTTAAGAGAAGCCGGTACGTTATTGCAAGGAGTTGTAGAGAAGCTGTGGAAGGAGCGAGAGGTTCCTATTGTTGCAGCGTGTACTGAGTTGCCTTTGGCTTACGATGCTTCCGATTTACCAGAAGAAGGTATGGTTTCGAGTTTGGGAGCGCTTACTGAAGCGTGTTTGAGATGCCTTTATAAATAG
- a CDS encoding TRAP transporter small permease, with the protein MRGVFYFIWFILGKIQRYIMVLTSLVLVGLVITQVLLRYIFKLPIMGIEELACLVGFWMYMTGAANGSRERSHIQADLLHVLIKNSRAFAWAKTFTSTLVTILAFIMTSWAWNYVSWSFKSWERSPALMIPMIFAQASLLISASLMSFYFLIITIDFARRALGKPPLCLPNENYDWQAFKKEIAMENNLDSNFCEKEETY; encoded by the coding sequence ATGAGAGGGGTATTTTATTTTATTTGGTTTATTTTGGGGAAAATACAACGTTACATTATGGTTTTAACATCTCTTGTTCTCGTCGGCCTCGTCATTACACAAGTTCTATTGCGTTATATTTTTAAACTGCCAATTATGGGAATTGAAGAGCTTGCCTGTTTGGTCGGCTTCTGGATGTATATGACTGGGGCCGCTAATGGTTCAAGAGAAAGAAGCCATATTCAAGCTGATTTGCTTCACGTTCTCATTAAAAATTCTCGCGCTTTTGCCTGGGCCAAAACTTTTACATCCACTCTCGTCACTATTCTCGCATTTATCATGACATCTTGGGCATGGAACTATGTTTCATGGTCTTTTAAAAGCTGGGAACGCTCTCCTGCCTTAATGATTCCCATGATTTTTGCACAAGCAAGTCTTTTGATCAGCGCATCGCTCATGAGTTTTTATTTTTTAATCATAACCATCGATTTCGCGCGCCGTGCATTAGGAAAGCCCCCGCTATGTCTCCCTAACGAAAATTATGACTGGCAGGCCTTTAAAAAAGAAATTGCTATGGAAAACAACCTTGACAGTAATTTCTGTGAAAAGGAGGAAACATACTAA
- a CDS encoding aspartate aminotransferase family protein gives MALNIPKCLELVNIDKGMTSPAAKVPYYPLVVDRGKGATVIDVDGNHYIDLLSSAGAVNTGHCHPRIVDAIKKQTENLILYTPVYMYHEPLIQLSQKLFDITPGEYRKRVFYGLCGSDANDGTIKMARTATKRKKIISFYRAYHGSTYGALSLSAVSLPMHRGLGPLLPEIHHIPYPDVYRTPYSGMDEDDVTKYCVERINELFKTCVPAEEVAAIFFEPIQGDAGLIVPPKSYVKALRQICDTYNILFVSEEVQQGFGRTGKWFGIENFDVVPDVVVMGKAIASGMPLGAVVAKAELMEQWEAPAHLFTAAGNPVCCAAACATVDVIRDEKLRENATAIGAYALARLKEMQNRFEFIGDVRGIGLSIGVDLVKDRETKERNTEAAAKICYQAWQKGLLLSFFSGSVLRIQPPLVISKDQMESALSKIEEAFEDYESGIIPDSVLETVKGW, from the coding sequence ATGGCTTTGAATATACCCAAATGTTTAGAGCTCGTGAATATTGATAAGGGAATGACATCTCCTGCTGCAAAAGTTCCATACTACCCCCTTGTTGTTGATCGGGGGAAAGGTGCAACTGTTATAGATGTTGACGGGAATCACTATATAGACCTACTTTCCAGCGCAGGAGCCGTAAACACAGGACACTGCCACCCTAGAATTGTCGATGCCATAAAGAAACAAACTGAAAATCTTATACTTTATACCCCTGTCTATATGTATCATGAACCACTTATACAACTCTCGCAAAAGCTGTTTGACATAACACCTGGAGAATATAGGAAAAGGGTCTTTTATGGTCTTTGTGGTTCTGACGCCAATGACGGAACAATAAAAATGGCCAGAACAGCTACAAAAAGGAAAAAAATCATCTCTTTCTACCGCGCCTATCATGGAAGCACATATGGTGCTCTTTCTTTAAGTGCCGTCAGTCTGCCCATGCACCGAGGGCTCGGACCACTTCTTCCCGAAATTCACCACATCCCATATCCAGATGTATATCGTACTCCGTACAGTGGAATGGATGAAGATGATGTAACGAAGTATTGCGTAGAAAGAATAAACGAACTTTTTAAAACATGTGTACCAGCTGAAGAGGTCGCAGCCATATTCTTCGAGCCTATACAAGGGGACGCCGGTCTTATTGTTCCTCCTAAAAGCTATGTTAAAGCCCTAAGACAAATCTGTGATACCTACAACATTCTTTTCGTCTCGGAAGAAGTGCAACAAGGCTTCGGACGTACCGGGAAATGGTTTGGTATAGAAAACTTCGATGTAGTTCCTGATGTTGTTGTTATGGGTAAAGCTATTGCTTCGGGAATGCCTCTGGGGGCAGTGGTTGCAAAGGCAGAATTGATGGAACAATGGGAAGCTCCTGCACACCTTTTCACTGCAGCTGGAAATCCCGTATGTTGTGCTGCAGCATGTGCAACTGTCGACGTCATCAGAGATGAAAAGTTAAGAGAAAATGCAACAGCTATAGGAGCCTATGCTCTCGCAAGATTGAAGGAAATGCAGAATCGTTTCGAATTTATTGGAGATGTACGAGGGATCGGGCTTTCCATTGGAGTAGACCTCGTAAAAGACAGAGAGACAAAAGAAAGGAATACAGAAGCTGCCGCAAAAATATGTTACCAAGCATGGCAAAAGGGGCTTCTACTCTCTTTCTTTAGTGGTTCTGTGTTGAGAATACAACCTCCGCTCGT
- a CDS encoding folate family ECF transporter S component, with translation MQKSRFSVQEIVCFSLLIALNIVLTRMASIRIPIAGIETIRIGFGAVPVILAGYYFGAKSGGVVGAVGDFVGFWINPMGAYMPHFTLTAALTGIIPALILKIFKSRGQYHFWQLLIAIGIGQFITSVLLVPYFLHMLYGIPFLTTIPAQIQAQVIQVPLYAMFVRGIAKRLTLAF, from the coding sequence ATGCAAAAGAGTCGTTTTTCTGTGCAGGAAATTGTCTGTTTTTCCCTTCTTATCGCCTTGAATATTGTATTGACGCGAATGGCAAGCATACGAATTCCAATTGCTGGCATCGAAACAATTCGTATAGGTTTTGGCGCTGTACCTGTTATTTTGGCAGGTTACTATTTTGGTGCGAAATCGGGAGGGGTAGTAGGTGCCGTTGGAGATTTTGTCGGATTCTGGATCAATCCCATGGGAGCCTACATGCCTCATTTCACTCTGACAGCTGCTTTGACGGGGATTATTCCAGCTCTTATTTTAAAGATTTTTAAAAGTAGAGGGCAGTATCATTTCTGGCAATTGCTAATTGCTATAGGAATTGGACAGTTTATAACGTCTGTTCTTCTCGTTCCATATTTTTTACACATGCTTTACGGAATACCCTTTCTGACGACGATTCCAGCTCAAATACAGGCACAAGTAATTCAAGTACCTCTTTATGCCATGTTCGTTAGAGGGATCGCGAAACGTCTTACTCTTGCCTTCTAA
- a CDS encoding IclR family transcriptional regulator → MTKEKRNQSVFSVIKAFQILELLNQKGSLTISQIHSTLHFNKSTISRLLNTLTELGYTQKISRNAGYVNTLKLFEMGNREVERLGVRRMAQPYLKHLACETKETINLAVLSGMHLIYIDKIESPDAIRVGYGSSKRIPAYCTGLGKAILAFMSKEKQEKLLVNAEFVRFTPTTITSQKLFKKDLDETKKRGYAYDNCEYEEGLACVAAPIINAGGEVIASISIAYPRARYVNNPEEEQRFAHLICTAARSLSLDLSYMGDNLIF, encoded by the coding sequence TTGACAAAGGAAAAAAGAAATCAATCTGTATTTTCTGTCATCAAAGCTTTTCAGATTTTAGAGCTACTAAATCAAAAGGGCTCTTTAACCATCTCTCAGATTCACTCCACTCTTCACTTCAATAAAAGCACTATATCCAGACTACTAAACACTCTTACTGAACTTGGCTATACACAAAAAATATCTCGTAATGCTGGCTATGTTAACACATTAAAACTTTTTGAAATGGGGAACAGAGAAGTCGAACGGTTAGGAGTGCGACGAATGGCACAACCATATTTGAAACATTTAGCCTGCGAAACAAAAGAAACCATAAACCTGGCTGTTTTATCTGGAATGCACTTAATATACATAGATAAAATTGAAAGCCCCGATGCCATCAGAGTAGGGTATGGTTCAAGCAAGAGAATACCTGCCTATTGCACGGGGCTAGGAAAAGCTATTCTGGCTTTTATGTCTAAAGAAAAACAAGAAAAACTGCTTGTAAACGCTGAATTCGTTCGTTTTACTCCCACGACAATCACTTCTCAAAAATTATTTAAAAAAGACCTCGACGAAACAAAGAAACGTGGTTACGCCTATGACAACTGCGAATATGAAGAGGGCTTAGCGTGTGTTGCTGCTCCAATAATAAATGCAGGAGGAGAAGTTATTGCCTCTATAAGTATTGCATATCCACGTGCTCGATATGTAAATAACCCTGAAGAAGAACAACGATTTGCCCATTTAATTTGTACTGCCGCCCGGTCCTTATCTCTCGACCTGAGCTATATGGGAGACAATCTTATTTTTTAA